A stretch of the Lentisphaerota bacterium genome encodes the following:
- a CDS encoding SDR family oxidoreductase, which translates to MNARNDRSTPIALVTGGAVRIGRALALALAGDGLNVVIHCHHNRAAAGETAQRIRDLGRRAWTVSGALDGPDAAEAVLREAIAQAGRIDVLLNNAAVFSQGTLAETTAAACDAAWRVNALAPILLTQAFASHIRERGPETRGVVINLLDQRIVGRPTGTLAYTLSKQALAGFTRLAAAELAPQIRVNAIAPGPVLPPPAGAPREPAGAIPLGRRPTEQDVADAALYLIRAQAVTGQILFVDGGQHLAGG; encoded by the coding sequence ATGAATGCTCGGAATGATCGCTCCACCCCCATCGCCCTGGTCACGGGCGGCGCCGTGCGCATCGGACGCGCGCTGGCGCTGGCGCTGGCGGGCGACGGCCTGAATGTCGTGATCCACTGCCATCACAACCGCGCAGCGGCCGGGGAGACGGCGCAGCGGATCCGCGACCTGGGCCGGCGGGCCTGGACGGTCAGCGGCGCGCTCGACGGCCCCGACGCGGCCGAAGCCGTCTTGCGCGAGGCGATTGCACAGGCGGGCCGGATCGACGTGCTGCTGAACAACGCCGCCGTGTTTTCGCAGGGCACGCTCGCCGAAACCACGGCGGCCGCCTGTGATGCCGCCTGGCGGGTCAACGCCCTCGCGCCGATCCTCCTGACGCAGGCCTTCGCCTCGCACATCCGCGAGCGCGGTCCCGAAACGCGTGGCGTCGTGATCAATCTCCTCGATCAGCGGATCGTCGGCCGCCCGACCGGAACCCTCGCGTACACGCTGAGCAAGCAGGCGCTCGCCGGCTTCACCCGTCTGGCCGCCGCCGAACTCGCCCCGCAGATCCGGGTCAACGCGATCGCCCCCGGTCCCGTTCTGCCGCCGCCCGCCGGCGCGCCCCGCGAGCCGGCCGGGGCGATCCCCCTCGGCCGCCGCCCCACAGAACAGGATGTCGCCGACGCCGCGCTCTACCTGATCCGCGCCCAGGCCGTGACCGGGCAGATCCTGTTTGTGGACGGCGGCCAGCACCTCGCGGGAGGGTGA
- a CDS encoding type II toxin-antitoxin system prevent-host-death family antitoxin: MKALQSVYEAKARFSSLLNEVREKKCTIVICRHGVPVADLVPHQAARNPFRVRESLVGAKYLCDPTAPLEKDDWPEALR, encoded by the coding sequence ATGAAAGCACTCCAAAGCGTTTATGAGGCGAAGGCCCGCTTCTCGAGTTTGTTGAATGAGGTCAGGGAGAAGAAGTGCACCATCGTGATCTGTCGTCATGGTGTGCCGGTGGCAGATCTTGTCCCGCATCAAGCCGCGCGCAATCCATTCCGTGTTCGCGAGTCGCTGGTCGGGGCGAAATACCTCTGTGATCCAACGGCGCCGCTGGAGAAGGATGACTGGCCGGAGGCGCTGCGATGA
- a CDS encoding radical SAM protein: protein MNAGRRDGQTDANRALKPRRNALRLLFLQVPRADADVSDPGENVMLAAACLEAALARSVESRQWTVVTAGDAQDRLSDGGLLEHLTVCAPDCIAATCYLWNVERTLHLLRLLKRRLPRLRVALGGPEAARDHPLLFARRSPADVIAVGEGEAVFPRILGLFRAGVDPDVEGVACRAPPDGSGSVRWRWGTQPRPQLPLADVLPAADAPVNRPDVHGMAYLETSRGCPLRCAFCCYNLRRSGWSAISPEAVYARVQILRRRGACEIRLVDPTFNAHPQFDAVVDALARANPGRQIAFFIEIRADTLTDAQAAALAAAGVAEAEVGVQSTDPAVLRIIRRGAHTTRTLRGIGLLRKHGIRPTVDFMYALPGQGRDDIVRSLAWLERFPGAHPQFLPLLLLPGTELRDRAAELGLVAQRLPPYRVVATNELRACDLRAVELEAARRLGGFDSPTRRFAGRALPDLFADRQVMIADHADAAIRPPPAVSSRQALILRGGTLFEQRERLARIIRDAVRAEPHILWQFVLEPRQEEPLDLLDRLVAELRSIPSHWLDRLVAPPGRRILAARRLFVRPARGARLSMEWLTACDDLLASASH from the coding sequence ATGAACGCTGGTCGCCGCGACGGGCAGACAGACGCGAACCGCGCGCTGAAGCCCAGAAGAAACGCTTTACGCCTGCTCTTTCTGCAGGTGCCGCGAGCCGACGCCGACGTTTCGGATCCGGGCGAGAACGTGATGCTGGCGGCCGCCTGCCTCGAGGCGGCTCTCGCTCGCTCGGTGGAGTCGCGCCAGTGGACGGTGGTGACTGCCGGCGACGCCCAAGACCGGCTTTCGGACGGCGGGTTGCTCGAGCATCTGACCGTCTGTGCGCCCGATTGCATCGCCGCCACCTGTTATCTGTGGAACGTCGAGCGCACCCTTCATCTGCTTCGTCTGCTCAAACGCCGCCTCCCCCGTCTCCGCGTGGCGCTTGGCGGCCCGGAGGCGGCGCGCGATCACCCGCTGTTGTTCGCGCGTCGCTCGCCCGCCGATGTGATTGCCGTCGGCGAGGGCGAGGCGGTCTTTCCCCGTATCTTGGGCCTGTTCCGCGCCGGAGTGGATCCCGATGTTGAGGGGGTCGCCTGCCGCGCGCCGCCAGACGGCTCAGGTTCCGTCCGCTGGCGCTGGGGCACTCAGCCCCGTCCGCAGCTCCCGCTGGCCGACGTGCTCCCGGCCGCCGATGCGCCCGTGAATCGCCCCGATGTTCACGGCATGGCCTATCTGGAGACCAGCCGCGGCTGCCCGTTGCGGTGCGCGTTCTGCTGCTACAACCTTCGCCGATCCGGCTGGAGCGCGATCTCACCCGAGGCCGTTTATGCGCGTGTTCAAATCCTTCGCCGGCGAGGTGCCTGTGAAATCCGGCTGGTGGATCCCACCTTCAATGCCCACCCGCAATTCGATGCGGTGGTTGACGCTCTGGCTCGGGCCAATCCCGGCCGCCAAATCGCGTTTTTTATCGAGATCCGGGCCGATACCCTGACCGATGCGCAGGCGGCCGCGCTCGCGGCCGCAGGAGTCGCCGAGGCCGAGGTCGGCGTGCAGAGCACCGACCCAGCCGTTCTGCGGATCATCCGTCGCGGTGCTCACACCACCCGGACGCTCAGGGGAATCGGACTCTTGCGCAAGCACGGCATCCGCCCGACCGTGGACTTCATGTATGCGCTGCCCGGGCAGGGCCGTGATGACATCGTCCGCTCGCTCGCCTGGCTGGAGCGCTTTCCCGGCGCGCACCCCCAGTTTCTTCCCCTGTTGCTGCTGCCGGGAACCGAGTTGCGCGACCGCGCCGCTGAACTCGGTCTTGTGGCCCAGCGACTGCCGCCCTATCGGGTGGTGGCGACAAACGAGCTGCGGGCGTGCGACCTGCGCGCGGTCGAACTGGAGGCGGCCCGCCGCCTGGGCGGCTTCGATTCACCCACGCGCCGCTTTGCCGGCCGTGCCCTTCCCGATCTCTTCGCCGACCGCCAAGTGATGATTGCGGATCACGCGGACGCAGCCATTCGCCCCCCGCCTGCGGTGTCCAGTCGCCAGGCGCTGATCCTCCGCGGCGGCACGCTGTTCGAGCAACGCGAGCGTCTGGCCCGCATCATCCGCGACGCCGTGCGCGCCGAGCCCCACATTCTGTGGCAGTTCGTCCTCGAGCCCCGCCAGGAAGAACCGCTGGATCTACTGGATCGGCTGGTGGCCGAGCTGCGCAGCATCCCCTCGCATTGGCTCGACCGGCTGGTTGCGCCCCCCGGGCGCCGAATCCTCGCGGCGCGCCGCCTGTTCGTGAGGCCCGCGCGCGGCGCCCGCCTCTCGATGGAATGGCTCACGGCCTGCGATGACCTTCTGGCAAGCGCCTCTCACTAG
- the folB gene encoding dihydroneopterin aldolase has protein sequence MSMHDTIIIRDLETVCIIGTLPRERIEPQRLIMGLELTCDLARAGVSDTITDTVDYATLAQEATAIARTSRCHLLERLAALLAAHCLKQPGVTAVTVRLEKPDALPGSAVAGVSITRDITCDGSRRRCRKV, from the coding sequence ATGAGCATGCACGACACCATCATCATCCGCGATCTCGAAACGGTCTGCATCATCGGCACGCTGCCACGAGAGCGGATCGAGCCGCAGCGCCTGATCATGGGCCTGGAGCTGACCTGCGACCTCGCCCGGGCCGGCGTCAGCGATACGATCACAGACACCGTGGATTATGCCACGCTGGCACAGGAGGCGACAGCCATTGCGCGCACGAGCCGCTGCCACCTGCTTGAACGGCTCGCCGCCCTCCTGGCCGCCCATTGCCTGAAGCAGCCGGGCGTGACGGCGGTGACCGTGCGGCTCGAAAAGCCCGATGCCCTGCCAGGAAGCGCCGTCGCCGGCGTGTCAATCACGCGCGACATCACGTGCGACGGAAGCCGACGGAGATGCAGGAAGGTTTGA
- the rsmA gene encoding ribosomal RNA small subunit methyltransferase A, protein MNLTSPTQVKSWCIERGFHPNRTLGQNFLIDRNVLDAILDAAGVRSGQRVLEAGPGLGVLTEALLDRDIRVTAVEKDYRLCAWLRESLGERPGLTLIEADMLETDLGDLLRDGCDAFVSNLPYSVGTRILLDVAMHPDAPRLLTILVQTEVAERFAAPPRGALRGLSGVWLQRLYDVALVRGVKPTCFWPKPDVGSTVVRLTRHDRFPLSSAAEKRFITLTKLAFMHRRKQLASVLRRACAETEEAATHITACFDACGIPPTARAEELTLAQWCALAERDLDVGQAPTKAESE, encoded by the coding sequence GTGAATCTCACAAGCCCCACGCAGGTCAAAAGCTGGTGCATCGAACGGGGGTTCCACCCGAACCGGACCCTTGGCCAGAATTTCCTGATTGATCGCAATGTGCTCGACGCCATCCTCGACGCTGCGGGCGTCCGTTCGGGCCAGCGCGTGCTGGAGGCGGGCCCTGGTCTCGGCGTGCTCACCGAAGCACTGCTCGACCGGGACATCCGCGTCACGGCGGTCGAGAAGGACTACCGCCTCTGCGCCTGGCTGCGGGAGTCACTCGGCGAGCGCCCCGGTCTGACGCTGATCGAAGCGGACATGCTGGAGACCGACCTCGGCGACCTGCTGCGCGATGGCTGCGATGCGTTTGTCTCCAACCTCCCCTACTCCGTCGGCACCCGCATTCTCCTCGATGTGGCCATGCATCCCGACGCGCCTCGGCTGCTGACCATTCTTGTGCAGACCGAAGTAGCCGAGCGGTTTGCGGCCCCTCCCCGCGGCGCACTCCGCGGCTTGTCGGGTGTCTGGCTGCAGCGGCTCTATGACGTGGCGCTCGTCCGGGGGGTCAAGCCCACCTGCTTCTGGCCGAAACCGGACGTCGGCTCCACCGTGGTCCGCCTCACCCGCCACGACCGCTTTCCGCTCTCCTCCGCAGCGGAGAAACGATTCATCACCCTCACCAAGCTGGCCTTCATGCACCGCCGCAAGCAATTGGCGTCGGTCCTCCGCCGCGCCTGTGCGGAGACGGAAGAGGCGGCGACGCACATCACCGCCTGTTTCGACGCCTGCGGCATCCCTCCGACAGCCCGCGCCGAGGAACTCACCCTCGCGCAGTGGTGCGCGCTGGCGGAACGGGATCTGGATGTGGGACAGGCCCCTACGAAAGCGGAGTCCGAATGA